One window from the genome of Anticarsia gemmatalis isolate Benzon Research Colony breed Stoneville strain chromosome 8, ilAntGemm2 primary, whole genome shotgun sequence encodes:
- the LOC142974656 gene encoding cytokine receptor-like, translating into MANICTNERRNQCNGFRRRPQFGQWMWCIILKCLISLPCIFSSCHGVNISVTLVPSGMIYIPYGDPLDILCIAEEGRAEDLEFYHGGEPLDSEIVNATARRLFRKNIEKQVTMYYCHNNATNKKCTTRVLVDGPPSNVTNFSCISKNLDELNCTWPHIEKYSTTNYTMSYMFQNRLTKSSPAKLIGNTWSCVWTTTTEPAYRQVEEYYFIQLKACNYFGCNRQNFTIDHFAIVKPDKPSNLKIIGNNTHSVQLQWNIPNNMVDLLQSVVHKIEYQIAKIDNTSYFRTVDTSHLPVKSKTYKFTLTDLPYAHMLYEVRIYIKSSFAKDDKYWSDFTYEFFTTASERPQRPPDTTVGAFAQSVYNDHNQYKRVVYVYWKQLEEYEEGADNFTYKVVATQNSRRPQTLLPDKNKSLSYVILQNASLDAIDVYIWSTNDIGSSENGSHLFIPSKKDTEALSVPSFTKLAYENGTYKLSWIGIEGIDNYTLFWCQHNSTQICAGRMNFTVLDPNKNTHVIHLPRENRYQFAISANSGFKTSGMTWASCDISKDAIPMYGFPVKLDHDAPGTTYVKINWTMSCTLQEGIIIGYVLNYCPVLDTSTVCDQSYGNKSQLRYINDPNQKEINITDLKPYRTYQFWLQMDTTYGLKTIENALTGVTTTEDTPSSPRNVKISDVQYNSLNISWDPPLHKNGIIWEYKILNYGKEFIKKSEKVPVNDKDNTRSLVIGDNLIKPYTNYSLSVKACNAAIDKCSEPSPKFGIFVRTRIGPPSQIKTPSANVNSGTLKWERPSHFGGIVDHYQIKRIKDDGNTAEYITTTDLEYHLIYCEGAELSESYQVRAVNLDTDPNHGILEHGDVILPDENDKGPGKFEGEWSDKSSVTCGSRDGITMTLILLAVFAIIGVMYGSIKLYKKVRKMEDIKPVLPNGLGIPEKESKYVYGGLYSTNKDEKPSSDEMLLLPNSRTTVSTPENKQNTDNNCGSSEHTDSTALSDTSRGPIERHASTSDDGSDSSLHLEVEPIRADDNNASHDEEDSSNSETDNSRGNSPYLNDNNFKKNPSGYVQSVVNPGSGYVQSAPAPHKSPLAQPTTQPTSSSYVMAALSPPIFTTGVAPPTIPSQPPASSGYVRPEDAQAKSMMNFPKLGPSPTKVFGSESLPTMPTLPQPVKHGADSSYIQLQSLDALTSHKQPVRSNVPLKPTASSGYVSPGDAVINKHLNNMLSGGTLAEESAILDPTMSPDAYCRFSWSTDPANDNLHSLLTDSHTLKSSKN; encoded by the coding sequence ATGGCAAATATATGTACTAATGAAAGAAGAAACCAGTGCAATGGGTTCCGGAGGAGACCTCAGTTTGGACAGTGGATGTggtgtattattttgaaatgtttgattAGTTTGCCGTGCATATTTTCTAGTTGTCATGGAGTCAATATATCAGTCACCCTGGTTCCCTCCGGGATGATCTACATTCCTTATGGCGATCCCTTGGATATACTTTGTATCGCGGAGGAAGGCAGAGCAGAAGACCTGGAGTTCTATCACGGTGGCGAACCTCTCGACTCTGAGATAGTGAATGCGACCGCGAGAAGACTGTTCAGAAAAAACATTGAGAAGCAAGTGACAATGTATTATTGTCACAATAATGCAACCAATAAAAAGTGCACCACTAGGGTCCTTGTGGACGGACCACCTTCCAACGTCACGAATTTTAGTTGCATATCAAAGAATCTTGATGAACTAAACTGTACCTGGCCACATATTGAGAAGTACAGCACAACCAACTACACCATGTCATACATGTTCCAAAACAGACTAACAAAATCATCTCCTGCCAAGCTAATTGGCAATACATGGTCCTGTGTCTGGACCACAACAACTGAACCTGCTTACAGACAAGTTGAAGAGTACTATTTTATTCAACTTAAAGCTTGTAATTATTTTGGTTGCAATCGGCAAAATTTCACAATAGACCATTTTGCGATAGTGAAACCTGATAAACCTAGTAACTTGAAAATAATAGGCAACAACACACACAGTGTTCAGCTGCAGTGGAACATCCCCAATAACATGGTAGATCTTCTTCAATCTGTAGTGCATAAAATAGAGTACCAAATAGCTAAAATTGACAACACATCTTACTTCCGTACTGTGGATACATCACATCTACCagtaaaaagcaaaacatacaaatttacTTTGACTGATTTACCGTATGCCCACATGTTGTATGAAGTaagaatatacataaaatcgtCATTTGCTAAGGATGATAAGTACTGGTCAGACTTCACTTATGAGTTCTTCACCACTGCTAGTGAAAGACCACAGAGGCCACCTGACACTACAGTTGGAGCATTTGCCCAGTCAGTGTACAATGATCACAATCAGTATAAAAGAGTTGTATATGTGTACTGGAAACAGCTGGAAGAGTACGAGGAAGGAGCTGATAACTTTACCTATAAAGTAGTAGCCACACAGAACTCCAGAAGACCACAAACTCTACTAccagacaaaaataaaagcttaagtTATGTGATACTACAAAATGCCTCATTGGATGCCATTGATGTGTATATTTGGTCAACCAATGATATTGGATCATCAGAGAACGGAAGTCACTTGTTCATTCCATCTAAAAAAGATACTGAAGCTCTCAGTGTGCCTTCATTCACTAAACTTGCTTATGAAAATGGCACGTATAAGTTATCATGGATAGGCATTGAAGGCATTGACAACTATACTCTGTTTTGGTGCCAGCATAATAGTACTCAAATTTGTGCCGGCCGCATGAACTTTACTGTTTTGGACCCCAATAAGAACACCCACGTCATACACTTGCCAAGAGAAAATAGATATCAGTTTGCAATATCAGCCAATAGTGGTTTTAAGACCAGTGGTATGACTTGGGCTTCATGTGATATATCTAAAGATGCAATTCCAATGTATGGCTTTCCTGTAAAGTTAGATCATGATGCACCAGGCACTAcatatgttaaaataaattggacAATGTCTTGTACTCTACAGGAAGGTATAATAATCGGGTATGTCTTGAATTACTGTCCTGTCCTAGACACAAGTACTGTGTGTGATCAGTCCTATGGAAATAAATCTCAATTGCGTTATATTAATGACCCCAatcaaaaggaaataaatataactgaTTTGAAACCCTATAGAACATATCAGTTTTGGTTACAAATGGACACTACCTATGGATTGAAGACAATAGAGAATGCTTTGACAGGAGTCACCACCACAGAGGACACTCCATCAAGTCCGAGAAATGTGAAAATATCTGATGTCCAGTATAACTCACTTAACATCTCATGGGATCCACCTTTACACAAAAATGGCATCATATgggaatataaaatattaaattatggaaaagaatttataaaaaaaagtgagAAAGTTCCAGTTAATGATAAAGACAATACCCGGTCTCTGGTAATTGgggataatttaataaaaccttaCACAAATTACTCCCTCAGTGTTAAGGCTTGTAATGCTGCCATTGACAAATGTTCAGAACCCAGTCCAAAATTTGGAATATTTGTGAGAACAAGAATTGGGCCTCCTAGCCAAATAAAAACTCCTTCTGCAAATGTGAATTCAGGTACTCTAAAATGGGAACGTCCTTCACATTTTGGTGGAATTGTGGATCACTATCAGATAAAAAGGATAAAAGACGATGGTAATACAGCAGAATATATTACCACTACAGACTTGGAGTATCACCTGATCTATTGTGAGGGAGCCGAGTTATCAGAGTCTTATCAAGTGAGAGCAGTCAACCTTGACACGGATCCGAATCACGGTATTTTGGAACATGGGGACGTCATATTGCCTGACGAAAATGACAAAGGCCCTGGAAAATTCGAGGGAGAATGGAGTGACAAGAGCTCAGTGACATGTGGCAGTAGAGATGGCATCACTATGACTCTTATCCTTTTGGCTGTATTTGCGATAATAGGCGTCATGTACGGTTCAATCAAACTATACAAAAAGGTCAGAAAAATGGAAGATATTAAACCTGTTTTGCCAAATGGCTTAGGGATACCCGAAAAAGAGTCCAAGTATGTGTATGGTGGATTGTATTCGACTAACAAGGATGAAAAACCATCATCAGATGAAATGTTACTACTCCCGAATAGTAGAACAACCGTGTCGACGCCTGAAAACAAGCAAAACACGGACAACAACTGTGGGTCTAGTGAGCACACAGACAGCACCGCACTTTCCGACACTTCCAGAGGCCCCATTGAGAGGCATGCTTCTACTTCGGATGATGGCTCCGATTCTTCCTTGCATTTGGAAGTGGAGCCTATAAGGGCCGACGATAATAATGCATCGCACGATGAAGAAGATTCTTCTAATTCGGAAACTGATAATTCTAGAGGAAATTCGCCTTACTTAAACGATAACAATTTCAAGAAAAATCCCAGTGGCTATGTGCAGTCTGTTGTAAACCCGGGCTCCGGATACGTTCAGTCAGCTCCCGCTCCACACAAAAGTCCGCTCGCACAACCTACGACACAACCCACTAGCTCCAGCTACGTGATGGCTGCCCTGTCACCACCGATATTCACGACAGGCGTCGCGCCGCCAACTATACCGAGTCAACCGCCTGCCTCCTCGGGCTATGTTCGGCCAGAAGACGCTCAGGCGAAATCTATGATGAACTTCCCTAAGTTAGGTCCATCGCCTACGAAAGTGTTCGGGTCCGAGAGCTTGCCAACCATGCCTACCTTGCCCCAGCCAGTAAAGCATGGCGCTGACAGTAGTTATATTCAGCTACAGTCATTGGACGCGCTGACTAGTCATAAGCAACCCGTGCGGAGTAACGTGCCTTTGAAGCCCACGGCGTCGAGTGGCTACGTGAGTCCCGGCGATGCGGTCATCAACAAGCACTTGAACAACATGTTGTCGGGCGGCACGCTGGCGGAAGAGTCTGCCATCTTAGACCCGACCATGTCGCCCGACGCCTACTGTCGGTTCTCATGGAGTACTGACCCTGCGAATGATAATCTTCACTCGTTGCTCACTGACTCACACACGTTAAAATCGTCTAAAAACTGA